ttttctgtgataatGCTGCTCAAATTGTTGTTACCAGCGagtgtttgtattgtataagcAAACAAAGGATCCTCAGATTGAATCACGGCACAGAGGGGTTTAAAAAACGTTGTGAAGGAGTCAACGTTACGACAAGTAAATAAGGGACAGCGGGCTCTACAGTATGAAACTATACCCAGGCTGcacaaggataaaatataccgtAAAACAAAATAAGGGTTCCAGTTTACGATAATAAGGGTCGAGTTATTGCAGGGATTGTCAtgttttccagttgtgggatcGAACCAGCGACCTTGGATGTAGAATAAGTGATGAAgttcactacccactgcgccattTGGCTATCAAATAGTAGTAAGTGTAATTTTtcaattaactaaataaaagctgataatataattaatatgataatCTCGTATAGCAATGATTTTTCATTGACATAattgtaactttttatttctacagtaaaaatacataaaattaaaagttttatttattgtaataatttaaaatctattttgtaAGTGTTAGGTAAgagatttttcacaaatcggaTCAGATTGTGCCCGTTGTCCTTTACAACTAtttgcatcagtaatttttcatCTCAAATGAAGGGAGCTACCAAACCATACTCATGTCGGCATAACGAATTGTTTACACTACAAACACCTATGAAGACAGTGCTCTGTAGGTGTTCACTTTGCTCATGTTTTTTTCTACATGTAcctaaatcaaaaataaaccaaaaaatattttttcatgttgaaTACCTCATAACTCCTGTTTGAGCCATCGCTTTGCCCGCGGTTCAATCTTACAGATCCTTCGGTTTCACGGTATTTAACACCGCACTCGTGAGTTTGGTAAATCCTGCTATTTGTTTGTTCTTAcattgtattggattttttttggaatgaaggaaaaatatcagaaaataagaattttatttaacaataaataaagcaCATGTACATTACTATATTACAGTTGGGAGGTCGGAAACCAAACTAAGAGTAGGAGTAGGGCGGGAGTGACTAGAGTGTGTGACGTCACCACCAGCCGGCGTTGGAGTAGCCAGCGCCGGAGTAGCCAGCGCCGGAGTAGCCGGGGCCGGAGGAGCCTGAGTAGCCGGAGTAGCCGCCGGAGTAGCCGCCGGAGTATCCCCCGGAGTAGCCCAGGCCTGCGGAGTACCCGCCGCTGGGCGCCGCCACCAGCTTGTTGACGGACACCACCTGCGGCACGGAGACCACCTTGCGCACGTTGACCACCTGCGGCACGTCCACGACGCGCTGCGTGTTCACCACCTTGTTGACGGTGACGaggcgcgcggcgggcgcggagTAGCCGCCGCCGTATCCGCCGAGTCCGCCGTATCCGCCGAGTCCGCCGTATCCGCCGAGTCCGCTGTATCCGCCGTATCCGCCGAGTCCGCCGGAGCTCCAGCCGCTGCTGAAGCCTCTCTTGTCGCGCTTCTCGCTGCTGTCGGCGGCGCAGGCGCACGCCACCAGGGCGAGGATGACGATCTGAGATAAAATAATGACATGTATTACTGTtgcataatattgaaataaataacttttgaagtgtgtaatagaaaatatttttttcttttgggtCAATAACCTCTGTTACAGTTTCAGATTTTGTAGAGATAGTAATGCCCATGCCTGGACAGCAGTTATTTCCAAGATTTTATATGATTTTGATTGGAGCTTGAGTGGCAGTCAAAGGTCGAACTTACAAAGGTTCTCATGTTGAGTGGGCGAGGAGCGACGAGCAGCGAGCGACGAGTGAGGAGACGCGGCGCGACGCGCTTTTATACACTCACCTCTGACATTGACTTTGATTTCAATATGACCATCACTCGTATATATGATGAAGATcatgttataattaatattactaaacgttttttgaacaaaaataaaCCCATTATAACACAAGTATTAACACACAAATTAGAGGCctgttttacaaaaaatatatcgaaatcTGAAACCGATAGAGTTTACCTAGATgatcaaaatatataatgatattttgtcTCTATGTCATAAACATGTTATCTAGAGAACTAGATGTTTTCATTTGCTCAGTCTCATACAATATCATCTTATCTTATCATCTACCCACTACAACTTATTATacgaaaatatacaaaaacatttACCGATTTCCGATTTTTtacccatttaaaaaaatgaaggaTATCAAGCCGACCCGTACGCATGCAATAGTGTCAGCACTGCACAGTTTTGTATATGTTAATTTATACTAGCTAGTAGCTACTAAGCatgtgtgccaaatttcatgaaTGTAAATGTATGCTTATATGACTGTATGTTTGATCGCACATATCTTatcaaagaaatataaaaaaattgtaattggaCAAGATGACTCCTACTTAAGTAACAATGCAAAcatcaaaatcgcttcagtggtttttaataaatatttaagtcaaGTGTGAATCAAACTAAGAAACGTGTCATACAAATACAAAGTGTCGAAATTGTAATAcgactgaaattaaaaaaaaaccgcatactcggttttttttttaattgcagactgaagtaaaacttctttagctctccctctcaaATTCCGTTCGTcgttcgtaacgcattcaccactTACACCAAAAATCATGCatgatttaaaaagttttactcCAAAAATGAAGCGCAGATACAAATGAACAAAAGTGTTAAAAACTCCAAGGTTTCCGTACATTAAAGATGTTCAGTAAATAAAAGTTCTTACGCTAATAACGTTAACGTGTTGTCCTGGTTACTCGTAAACCTCCTATGTACATCACTAGTCGcccaaaaatgtgtttttgcGTATAGCTCAACTTACAAGCCTCTTACTATTCGtatctttatttgctgatattTTCAAGCTATACGAGTATCGTGGAAGAAGCGAATTGAATTATCGATTAAGCTTTtctaacggtgaaagaaaacatcgtgaggaaaccagagaattttcttaattctctgtgtgtgtgaagtcagccaatccgtattgggccagcgtggtggactattggccttacccctgtcattctgagacgagactcgagctcagcagtgacccgaatacgggttgataacgaagctTTCCTAAGAGCAGTCACGAGCTTATTAATCCGCTTTAGTCGgggaaatatatatttataatgtccTTATGGAATATACGAGtagtgacgtgcacttcatattaTATGCATTTATTGTAGCGTATATACTTTCCTCCTCTTCCTATTGTGTACTTCATTGTGATCACTTTGGTCCGTCTCGTCGACActgaatatttgtttatttgccaaaaaaataataaagtcaaaattaatcTAGATTTTAtggtaattattgtaaatttggcGAAGGCTGAGGgatttaatttgtttacattttgtgtAATATTCGCGCGACACATTGTGAAATGGATACATAATGTATAGAGTAGAGCTATATAACGTGTCGGCCACGCTCGTGTGGCGCACTCACTTCCACGTTCAGCTCAGAAGACAACAGTCCACCAAAACCACAATCAACATGAAAGCTTTTGTAAGTCTCTCCTGAACATAtttgaaattgtaattaaagTTCAAAACAGCAGAATTTGTGCACATCTCAGCGCATTGCCCACATTGCCCACATTGCCCACATTGCCCACATTGCCAGCGGGCCAACTGATGAAGATTAGTTGACAAtgacacctgatgttaagtgacgatgcaatctaaatcCTAAACTGACATATATGCAGAAATCGAACCTAAGGCTTTTATTTCAAGAACCACAGTACACACTACCAATTGCTCCATTGGTCGTCAAAAATCCAAGTACGTAATATACACATCAAAACACCATGTTATTAGAAATTATGCTTTATAGATAGTTACTATGATTTAAGTTTTGGATCTTAGTTACCGGCTATTTCCCAAAGACACCGCAAtccaaattaaataactttccaCCGCATATATGACTACCTACGGCAGCAGTATCCACCTGCAAAAAatcagcttttacaaaattttgtagGCATGATAAGGTATTTCACATCACACAAGTTTCACAGAGCGAGTGCGCTAGAGGAATGAATGAAGTGATCATCAGGGTCTACCCGCCTGTCTCACAGTCGTGCTAAAGTCTCTGTCGATCGTGTACAAATAGTGTAACTTTTTTTCCCTGCACAGCTGGTGATCTGCGCCCTCGTcgcgtgcgccgccgccgcgcccgccgacAAGCGCGACCGGCGCTGGGTGTCCGACGAGCTGCACGGCGTCGAAGTGGGCGCCTACGCGCCGCTGGTGTACACGCCGCAGCTGCAGACCGTGCACAAGGTGGTGAACACGGCGCACGTGGTGGACGTGCCGCAGGTGGTGGCCGTGCGCAAGGTGGTGGCCGTGCCCGAGGTGGTGGCCGTCAACAAGGTGGTGCACGCGCCCGCGCTCTACACCAGCTACTCCTCCGGCTGGTGGTGAACATAACGTTCTAGTCCAATtgttctatttaattttttatttaaaaacttataccTATATGActatatgttttatatattatattttatagaaataaattgtacatgttttaaaattacatacttttcatttcaataaaacGCCTTCATATTGTCTTTAATCGCCGAGTTTATGAAGTGTTACTTATGCTCTGTGCACCATACCTGCAACTACAATTGGTAACTGTAACAAGCTTCTGTCAATATCGAAGTTTGACAATTATTCTGTAGCTATAATTGCCAAAAGTCGATATTATTACGGTACTCGTACTTTTGGCCATATTTAGTACAAAGTCATCATTAAATTCAATTTGAACAGTAAAATATAACAATCAATGATCAGAACCTATGCCGATATCATTGTATAGCTTGTTTTATACACGAGAGATACGCTTCGGTAAATCCCTACTCACCGTTGCGTGGGCGAAGCCGCGAAGTTctgctagtattcaataaattaGTTGTTAATATGTAGTGGTGTGTATTACATACATTATGCAAACTCTGAAACATTAATGGATAGCTTTTCAAAGATAGAGTTCATtcgattaaataaaattctactACACAGTAGCTACTAATAATACAAATCTATGAAAATTCAGTAACTGATTACTCTCAACAACTGTGTGACTCAAAATGCGACGCGCTTGAGGTAGTGCTTTATCTTGTACAACCTCAAAACTCTAGCAcacctttatatattttacgcTTATGATAAAAagagatgaataaaaaaatttaattataaatagaaataaaatattgcttttgCTAATAAACAAATGTAAAGATTAGAATTggtttattaaaacacaaaaggttcAATTTAACTATTAAAAGGCATAAATTgactaaaaactataaaataaacaaattcattCTGTCTTCATATTTAGCCTGTCAGGACAACGTTGTGCCGCAAGAGAACTGTACGTCACGTCAACAGCTGAAACATCTGTTTATCCAAAGGTGCTATAGACAAACTCATCGACGATTACGGATGACTTATTTTTTGCAAACAAACTAAACCGCCGTGTGAGACACACATTAGGAAGGACAGTctataagtgaataaatataaccTAACAAAAATTGattatgttttcaaaataaattaaactaaaaagattCTAAGTCGGAAGTAACCTAACAAATGAAGCAACATGAAAATGTATTACGTGGTTAGTTAGTACGCAGTAAGGGTGCGATAGGATTATTagaaaaatctctttataacttgcttaaacaCCTTGGCTTCACTCGAACTGTAGCAAGTTCTTAAACAAAACGCGTAtcaaaaactattatattaggAACTTAACAAATTTGGCTGAGTAGGGAGAACAATACGAGTggtatttgattttaaaatatatctttaaccTTACATTTGTTGGTCACAAGTCTGCACGAATTATTTCTCTCTGCCACCGACGGACCccgcacccgcacggtgaattcaCGTAACGTAATTCGTCTCTCCAAAGAAAAGGGGGTCAGCCTCGGTCACCACCTCAGCTAGCCATCAAGATCAACGACCTCTCTGGTGCAGATGATAGTAgagctgtggttctcaacacaGAGCTCCTGGGTTAGAGTCCCAGCAcggattagtaggattttatattttctaaattggctcagactggtggtaggcttcggccgtggctagttaccaccgtaccggcaaagacgtaccaccaagtgattttgcgttccggtacgatgtcgtgtagaaaccgaaaggggtgtggatggcAGCTGTTGTAAGACCAGCGTCGTCGCAGAAGTCGCCGTCGCAGCACCTCGACTACAGGAAACGTTTACAAGTATAACAAACTGGAAGATGTTCGTAAGCCGACGCAGTATTTAGCACAAGGTGAAGCCGTTTAACGAGTAAACAGCTcactaaaaagaaataaaactaaaagcaaATTAATCACGCAATTTAACGaatgtaatgataaaaaatatgccttgatggtccagtggttagcttgtGCGGATTCGGATCGTGAGCGTCAGGGTTCGAGTCCATTGGTTGGTCGTACAGTATGTCGTAAATACTGAATTTtcctttcttttaagaaaattaaatgaaatataccCGGACACCACAGAGCACGTGTCTAATACTTTTGGTTTTAATTGTACCTACTCAGataactgttattttttttaagttacatgCCGGTCGAAGAATATAGGAGGTTCgttaaagtagtttttttttatttaggtatattttaaatcGAAGAAATCCGTTCGGGTGGCCCTAAtcgttcatttaattttatcaattaattattatttgtttttgtaattataaataattgataaaaatgattataaaaagtTGTACGCGTAGGATTTGTTAACTTTGTATTCGTTAAAGTCGATCTAACTAAAGAGGATACGCGAAGAAACAAGGCGGTTTAGAAGACCACCACTTCGAGAGAACTGTAGTGATGCGACCACTTTACTCGCAGGTTTGTCGAGTGATTAGAGCGATTCATTTCGGCCATTGACTGCAAAgtgcaaacaaaattataaaccaATAAATGATTcagtctttgctttttataaagCAGATAAGTAACGTATATGAAATGTAATAAAGAGACACTACTATTACTATGGGGAAAGTTTGttagtgtgtatgtatgttacaCCATCACAGTCGAACTACGGGACTGATTTCGGTGATATTCAAAGCAGATATTATGGCTTAACCATAAAGATACTTTTATCCTAAAAATCCTATGTTCCCGTGcgatttgtgataaacagaatttcacgcggacgtaaATCCGGCCTCAGGCATTATTCAATAATCCTTTGTAGCCAAACAGCTCAAGGTCGATAATAATCCAAATGACCTTAGGTACAATGATCACTCATTCCTCTGGATCCTAGGACAACATTCTTACTTAAAGTGGGAGAGAaaagaatagattttttttgacattttttttcatgaaattatGCTTGCGAGAGTCTTCCATACCCTAGACAAGAAATGAGGAAGCAAAACTCTAGGGGTGTCAACGATAAAAATGAAAACCTACCCAGTgctgcagtgcgatggtaaaatgGTAAGTGTGGTACGCTCTAATAGCACCTGCGCACTCTTTAAAATACCTAGAATCCTTCTGGCGATGTTTTAGATTTTGAAGTTTTACCAGAAGAGATTTACCAGCAAAGCAgctaaaataattacttatatttaaaacgtttaaaatatgtatagaaagTAAccttataaagataaaattaaataaacattaatcgTCAAATCTGAGCAGCCAAGGATTAATATTAGCAGAGCAGTCCGCAGGGACGAGGTTGCATTGCCTCACCGCGCACGTTCGTAGTATATAACGCGTCGCGGCGCGCACACGCCATACTCTGCTGCCAACGTCCGACAACCAACAACTAACAAAATGAAATCTTTCGTAAGTTCCGCCGCTTTACGATAGCAAaacttttacattattattagaacattcaaataaa
This sequence is a window from Bicyclus anynana chromosome 16, ilBicAnyn1.1, whole genome shotgun sequence. Protein-coding genes within it:
- the LOC128198839 gene encoding chorion class B protein B.L1-like, with amino-acid sequence MRTFIVILALVACACAADSSEKRDKRGFSSGWSSGGLGGYGGYSGLGGYGGLGGYGGLGGYGGGYSAPAARLVTVNKVVNTQRVVDVPQVVNVRKVVSVPQVVSVNKLVAAPSGGYSAGLGYSGGYSGGYSGGYSGYSGSSGPGYSGAGYSGAGYSNAGWW